In Calothrix sp. PCC 7507, one DNA window encodes the following:
- the apcA gene encoding allophycocyanin subunit alpha, which yields MSIVTKAIVNADAEARYLSPGELDRIKSFVGSGERRLRIAQVLTDNRERLVKQAGEQLFQKRPDVVSPGGNAYGQELTATCLRDLDYYLRLVTYGIVAGDVTPIEEIGVIGARELYKSLGTPIEGVAEGIRGLKNVAASLLSAEDASEAGSYFDYLVGALL from the coding sequence ATGAGTATCGTCACGAAAGCTATCGTGAATGCTGATGCAGAAGCTCGCTACCTCAGCCCCGGCGAACTGGATCGGATCAAGAGTTTTGTTGGTAGTGGTGAGCGCCGCCTGCGGATTGCTCAAGTTTTAACAGACAACCGTGAGCGTCTTGTTAAGCAAGCTGGCGAACAACTGTTCCAAAAGCGTCCTGATGTAGTTTCTCCTGGTGGTAACGCTTACGGTCAAGAATTGACCGCTACTTGCCTACGCGACCTCGATTACTACCTCCGTCTCGTCACCTACGGAATCGTTGCTGGTGATGTCACCCCCATCGAAGAAATCGGTGTGATCGGTGCTCGTGAACTTTACAAGTCCTTGGGAACTCCTATTGAAGGCGTTGCTGAAGGTATCCGTGGGCTGAAGAATGTAGCTGCTTCCTTGCTGTCTGCTGAAGATGCATCTGAAGCTGGTAGTTACTTCGACTATTTAGTTGGTGCCCTGCTGTAG
- a CDS encoding phycobilisome linker polypeptide, with the protein MARLFKITAVVPSQTRIRTQRELQNTYFTKLVPYENWFREQQRIQKAGGKIIKVELATGKQGANAGLQ; encoded by the coding sequence ATGGCCCGATTGTTTAAAATTACTGCTGTTGTTCCCAGCCAAACCCGAATTCGTACTCAACGCGAACTACAAAATACTTACTTCACTAAATTAGTTCCTTACGAAAACTGGTTCCGTGAACAGCAACGCATTCAAAAAGCGGGCGGAAAAATTATCAAAGTAGAATTAGCAACTGGTAAGCAAGGCGCTAACGCTGGGTTACAGTAA
- the apcB gene encoding allophycocyanin subunit beta, with product MAQDAITAVINSADVQGKYLDTAAIEKLKGYFSSGDLRVRAAGTISANAAVIVKEAVAKSLLYSDITRPGGNMYTTRRYAACIRDLDYYLRYATYAMLAGDASILDERVLNGLKETYNSLGVPVGATVQAIQAIKEVTAGLVGSDAGREIGVYLDYISSGLS from the coding sequence ATGGCTCAAGACGCAATTACCGCTGTAATTAACTCCGCAGACGTTCAAGGTAAATATCTTGATACTGCTGCTATCGAGAAACTCAAAGGCTATTTCTCTAGTGGCGACCTGCGCGTGCGTGCTGCTGGTACCATCAGTGCTAACGCTGCTGTGATCGTCAAAGAAGCTGTAGCAAAGTCTTTGCTATATTCTGACATCACCCGTCCCGGTGGTAACATGTACACCACCCGTCGCTATGCTGCTTGCATCCGCGATTTGGACTACTACCTCCGTTATGCTACCTACGCGATGTTGGCTGGCGATGCTTCCATCTTGGATGAGCGCGTGCTAAATGGCTTGAAAGAAACCTACAATTCCTTGGGTGTGCCCGTCGGTGCTACCGTGCAAGCAATCCAAGCAATCAAAGAAGTAACTGCTGGTCTAGTCGGTTCTGATGCCGGTAGAGAAATCGGTGTTTACTTAGACTATATCTCCTCTGGCTTGAGCTAA